The DNA sequence GTAGGCCTTCCGGGCTTCCAGATGATCCAGGATCCCCTGGACTACTTCCCCAAGACCCATCACAGCAATCTCGACGTGCTGGACCTGGTGGAGCCGGAGGATCTCAAGGTCTCCTCCGTGGTCCTCGCCTCGCTGCTCTACCACGCCGCCATGCGCGACGAGCTGCTGCCCCGGAAGCCCCTGCCTCGGGAGCCGGAGGCATCCGAGGAGGCGGAGGAGCCGGAGGAGGGCGAAGGAGAGATGGAGACCTCCAGCGGCGAATCCGAGGGGTAAACAAAGAGCCACCCCAGCCCCGGAGCCGGCTAGAAGCCGGCGCTCCCAGGGTGCTTGGATCGGGTGGGGGTGTCGTCCCCCAGGGACGATATGTAGTAGCGAGGGGTTTCGAACCCCTCGCGGAGGCGGCTGAACGAATGCTGCCGAAGTGATCACGGCCGGCAAGTTTCAGGTCACCAAACCATCCAAGCCGGCAAGAGTCTTGCTAGGAGGTAAGGAGTACGCGCCGCTCTGAGAGCTGCAACCATCAGAAAGGACCAAGCTTCGACCACCATGCGAACCTTGCTGCTGACCCTCGCCGCCCTCTCCCTCGGAATCTTCCTCGGCCTCGGCGCCGCCTCCCAGGATGCGCCGATGGAGGCCGACCCGACCACCGGTCCGGTAGCCGGCTCGGGAGCCGGTCAGTCCTCCGCTGCTGCGGCCGCCGCGACCGTCGTCGGCCAGGCTCCCCGGCCGCCGCTGCCGGAGGGACTGGACTCCGGCGAGCGGCGGGATATCGAGATCTTCCGCAACGCCGCCGAGTCGGTGGTGTCGGTGACCAATATCGGCCTGCGCCGGGACTACTTCTCCCTCAACGTCTTCGAGATTCCCCAGGGCAGCGGCAGCGGCTTCCTGTGGGACGACCAGGGGCACGTGGTCACCAACTACCACGTCATCGAGGGAGGGCGGCGCTTCTCGGTGACCTTGGCGGATCAGAGCACCTGGGAGGCGCAGGTGGTGGGCACCGCACCGAATAAGGATTTGGCGGTGCTGCGCATCGACACCAGCGAGCGGCGCCTGCCGCCGCTGCCGGTGGGCCGCTCCACCGACCTGGTGGTGGGCCAGCGGGTGCTCGCCATCGGCAATCCCTTCGGTCTCGACCAGACCTTGACGGTGGGAGTGGTGAGCGCCCTGGGCCGCGAGCTGCGCTCCCCCGGCGGCCGGTTGATCCGCGACCTGATTCAGACCGACGCGGCCATCAACCCCGGCAACTCCGGTGGCCCGCTGCTCAACTCCAGTGGTCGGCTCATCGGCGTCAACACCGCCATCTTCAGCCCCAGCGGCGCCTCCGCGGGCATCGGCTTCGCGGTGCCGGTGGACACGGTGCGGCGGCTGGTGCCTCAGCTCATCGAGCACGGCCGGCCGATCCAGCCGGGCATCGGCATCGAGATCGTCGCCGATAGCACCGCCCGGCGGCTGGGCTTCACCGGCGTGCTGATCCAGCAGGTAGTGCGCGGCGGCCCCGCCCACCAAGCCGGGCTGCAGCCGGTGAGCACCGACCGCCGCGGCCGGCGGCTGCTGGGGGATCGCATCGTCGGCGTCGACGACCTCGAGATCAAGACCTCCGACGACCTGATCTACGCCTTCGAGCAAGCCGGGGTGGGAGCCCAAGTGGAGCTGACGGTGGAGAACGAGAGCGGCCAGCGCCAGGTGCAGATCGAGCTGGTAGCCTTATGATCTGGAGCAGAGCATGAGAGCTTCTTCCGCGAGACGAAGGTGGTCGTTCCGGCTGGGGTCCCTGGCCGGGATCCCCATCTACGTTCACCTGACCTTTTTCCTGATCATTCCCTACATCGCCTTCGTCGCCGGCGGAGCGGGCATCGCGCCGGTGGCCCAGGCGC is a window from the Acidobacteriota bacterium genome containing:
- a CDS encoding trypsin-like peptidase domain-containing protein, yielding MRTLLLTLAALSLGIFLGLGAASQDAPMEADPTTGPVAGSGAGQSSAAAAAATVVGQAPRPPLPEGLDSGERRDIEIFRNAAESVVSVTNIGLRRDYFSLNVFEIPQGSGSGFLWDDQGHVVTNYHVIEGGRRFSVTLADQSTWEAQVVGTAPNKDLAVLRIDTSERRLPPLPVGRSTDLVVGQRVLAIGNPFGLDQTLTVGVVSALGRELRSPGGRLIRDLIQTDAAINPGNSGGPLLNSSGRLIGVNTAIFSPSGASAGIGFAVPVDTVRRLVPQLIEHGRPIQPGIGIEIVADSTARRLGFTGVLIQQVVRGGPAHQAGLQPVSTDRRGRRLLGDRIVGVDDLEIKTSDDLIYAFEQAGVGAQVELTVENESGQRQVQIELVAL